In Trichlorobacter lovleyi, the DNA window CTCCCGCACCATCTCCTGCAGTTCCTCCGGACTCTTTTCTGCCCGGTACCTGGCAACGATATGGGTCGCAACGGCATGGGCCTCCTCCACCCGCTGCCGGATATCATCCTGGGCCTGCCCTTCCAGCCTGGAACGGCGGTACTCAAGGTACTCAATGGCACTGTCGACCTGGCGCTTCAACTCCTGCTGGCGCGGTTCCAGCATGTTGCGGTCCAGCTCATGACGTTCCTGTTCGAAGCGGCTCCCCTCGAAATAAAGGGAAAGCAGCACAAACAGCCCGACTGCCACAGTCACAATCGTGACCATGTTGACCAGCAATGTTCGGGGCAGTGTCGTAACCTTGCGTTCCATAAAAACCTTACAAAAACACCTGCCGTTCCAGGGGAGCGGCAGGTGTTTGTAGCAGACTGGTCATCAGTGTATTTGTTATGCTTCTGCTTTCCACTGACCGTGCAGATTGCAGTATTCGCGGGCGGTCACAGTGGTGGCGGTAACGCAGAAGGTGGCCTCGGGGGCCTGACCCGGCTCAAGGAACTGGGTGTAGACCTTGCCGTCGGCAATCAGTTCAATCCATTGAATGTAGTGCTTCTCTTCCATCGGGTGGGAAACCTCACCGACCTTGACGGTGATGGTGCCGTCGCCCTTGACGATGACCGGTACATGCTTTTCCTTGGCAGCATCAACGGTATTTTCGGACTGCAGCTGCATATTTTCGCCGCAGCAGACGATGTTGGCGCCGCCACCGATCAGTACTTCGATGATGTTACCGCAATGTTGACACTTGTAAACTTCAAGACGCTTAGGCATTGGAATCTCCTCCTCATGGGTAGTCAGGCGGTTGCCCGTGTTGGTTGTATGGAGAGATACTAGCGCATTTTTTTCTGATTGCAAGCATAAAAGACAAATCTAGTCTTCTATGCCGGCAAAAAAAAACGGGGGCCGATCAGCCCCCGTCTCCTGGTCATTATGGCTAGACGTTAAAACGGAAGTGCATCACATCACCGTCTTTCACGACATACTCTTTGCCTTCCAGCCGCATCAGCCCTTTTTCCTTGGCGCCTGATTCACCGTTGCAGGCGATGTAATCCTCAAAGCCGATCACCTCGGCCCGGATAAAGCCCTTTTCAAAATCGGAGTGGATCACTCCAGCGGCCTGGGGGGCCTTGGTGCCTCTGGTGATGGTCCAGGCCCGGACCTCTTTGACCCCGGCGGTGAAGTAGGTGATCAGGCCCAACAGGTCGTACCCGGCCCGGATCAGACGATCCAGACCTGACTCCTGCAGCCCCATCTCCTGCAGAAAGGCAAGCTTCTCATCACCATCCAGCTCGGCGATCTCTGCCTCGATCTTGCCGCAGATCACCACCACACCGGCACCTTCGGCGGCAGCGATCTCACGCACCTGCGCCACAAAGGGATGCTTCCCCTCCAGATCGTCCTCTGCCACGTTGGCCACATACAGGACCGGTTTGGCAGTCAGCAGGTGCAGATCCCGCAGCCAGATCCGCTCATCCTCGTTTTCTGCACAGTCACGGACCTTTTTACCCTGTTCCAGCAGCCCCTTGATCCGCTCATACAGGGCCACCTCTTCCTTGGCCTTCTTATCGCCGCTGCGGGCCAGCTTCTCTGCACGCAGGACCTTTTTTTCAAGGGTATCCAGGTCCGACAGGGCCAGCTCGGTGTTAATGATCTCAATATCATCGGCAGGGGAGACCTTGCCGGCCACATGCACGACATTGTCATCATCAAAGCAGCGCACCACATGGACAACCGCGTCCACGGAGCGGATATGACCCAGAAACTGGTTACCCAGCCCTTCACCGGCGCTTGCCCCTTTGACCAGTCCGGCAATATCAACGAATTCGATGGTGGTAAACTGGCACTTCTGGGGTTTGACAATCGCGGAAAGCTGATCGATCCGGGGGTCCGGCACCTGCACGATACCGACATTGGGATCAATGGTGCAGAACGGATAGTTAGCCGATTCAGCACCTGCCGAAGTGATGGCGTTGAAGATAGTGGACTTGCCCACGTTTGGCAGGCCGACGATGCCGCAATTGAAACCCATAACCGTTATCCTTCCAGGTAAGACTTGTTGTTAAAAAGGCTCATCGCCTTGGGAACCCCTTCATCAAGGGCGGTTTCCAGCATATCCAGGGCGCCGTCCAGCACCCTGGCAAAGATCTCCATCTCCGGAGGCGTGAAGACGCCCAGCACATGGTTGGTCACGTCACCATGCAGCGGCCGCCCGATGCCGAGACGCAGACGCACAAAATCACCTTTGCCCAGCAGCTCCATGATGGAGCGCAGACCGTTCTGGCCGCCATGCCCTCCCCCCTGCTTCAGGCGGGCAGCCCCCAGCGGCAGGTCAATCTCATCATGCACCACAATCAACTGATCAGGTTTGAGCTTGTAGAACTGCAGCGCAGGCATGACCGAACGGCCGGAGAGGTTCATAAAGGTCTGCGGCTTGAGCAGCACCAGCCGCTTCCCCTTACGTTCCCACTCGGCAGTCAGGCCACCAAACTGTTTCCGGACAATCGACAACCCTTCCAGCTGGGCGATCCTGTCCAGAAACAGAAAACCCGCGTTGTGGCGGGTCCATTGATACTTTGAGCCGGGGTTACCCAGCCCTGCAATTACGATCGTATCCATAGTGTCAGACAAAAACAGGCCGTGGAGCCCATAAGGACCGCCACGGCCTGCTCATGCAGTGAATCAGGCCTCTGCTGCAGCCTCGTCCTTGGCCTTGCCAAGCACACCGACAACCGGGGTCTTGGGGTTGTCGACACACTTCACACCGGCCGGGAAGCTGATTTCAGAAACGTGGATGGCGTGACCGATCTTGAGGTCGGCGATATCGATCTCGATATGCTCAGGGATCTGGCCCGGCAGACATTCAATATGCAGGCTGTGGTGGGCAAAATCCAGCAGGCCGCCTTCCTTGACACCGGCAGCAGTGCCGACCAGGCTGACCGGAACGTTCACCCGTACCTTCTCGCTCATGTTAACCCGGTGCAGGTCGACATGCTCAGGGGTACGCTTGATGGCATCACGCTGAATCTCAGCCACAATCACAACCACCTTGTCCAGGTCGCCGCCACCCTCAAGGGTGATCAGGTTGTTCAGGCCGCCTTCACCGGCAATGGCAGCACTCAGGGCCTTGGGCTCCAGGCTGATTGCCACCGGCTCCATACCGCGTCCATAGACAATACCGGGAATGCGTCCGGCAGCACGCAGTTTGCGGCTGATGCCTTTGCCAGTGCTGCTACGGGTTTCAATCTTCATTTGGGTCTGTTGCATGGTCTTCCTCCCAACCTAAAAGCGGCCTGTCTGACCGCAAAATTTTTTCCTGCTAGTTAGATTTTATACAAAAAGCGAGCTTACGGATTCGTCTTCGTGGATGCGGCGGATCGCCTCACCCAGCAGTGGCGCAACCGACAGCACCTTGATCTTGGAGGTACGCTCGGCATGGGCTCCCAGAGGGATGGTATCGGTCAGCAGCACCTCTTCGATCACGGAGCCGTTGATGCGGTCAATGGCCGGACCGGACAGGACGCCGTGCGTGGCAGCCGCATAGATAGCGGCAGCACCGTTCTGTTTCAAGGCACCGGCAGCCTGGGTCAGGGTACCGGCCGTATCAATCATATCATCCAGGATGATGGCGATCTTGCCCTTGACATCGCCGATCAGATGCATCACCTCAGCCACGTTGGGACCGGTACGACGCTTGTCAATCAGTGCCATCGGGCACTCAAGACGCTTGGCAAACCCGCGGGCACGCTCGGTACCACCGGCGTCGGGAGTGACCATGACGATATCCTGGCCGGAAAAACGCTCCTTCAGGTGATTCAGGATAACCGGCGCGGCATACAGGTTGTCCACCGGGATATTGAAGAAGCCCTGAATCTGGGCGGCATGCAGGTCAATGGTCACCACGCGGTCAGCCCCTGCCGTGGTGACCAGATCAGCCACCAGTTTGGCGGAGATCGGGGTACGGGGAGCAGCCTTGCGATCCTGACGGGCATAGCCGTAATACGGAATCA includes these proteins:
- a CDS encoding ribose-phosphate pyrophosphokinase, which translates into the protein MYDKIRVFSGNSNPNLAQKICDVLGVPLGNARVKTFSDGEVMVEICENVRGRDVYVVQSTCAPTNNNLMELLVMTDALKRASAATITAVIPYYGYARQDRKAAPRTPISAKLVADLVTTAGADRVVTIDLHAAQIQGFFNIPVDNLYAAPVILNHLKERFSGQDIVMVTPDAGGTERARGFAKRLECPMALIDKRRTGPNVAEVMHLIGDVKGKIAIILDDMIDTAGTLTQAAGALKQNGAAAIYAAATHGVLSGPAIDRINGSVIEEVLLTDTIPLGAHAERTSKIKVLSVAPLLGEAIRRIHEDESVSSLFV
- the pth gene encoding aminoacyl-tRNA hydrolase, which encodes MDTIVIAGLGNPGSKYQWTRHNAGFLFLDRIAQLEGLSIVRKQFGGLTAEWERKGKRLVLLKPQTFMNLSGRSVMPALQFYKLKPDQLIVVHDEIDLPLGAARLKQGGGHGGQNGLRSIMELLGKGDFVRLRLGIGRPLHGDVTNHVLGVFTPPEMEIFARVLDGALDMLETALDEGVPKAMSLFNNKSYLEG
- a CDS encoding 50S ribosomal protein L25, with product MQQTQMKIETRSSTGKGISRKLRAAGRIPGIVYGRGMEPVAISLEPKALSAAIAGEGGLNNLITLEGGGDLDKVVVIVAEIQRDAIKRTPEHVDLHRVNMSEKVRVNVPVSLVGTAAGVKEGGLLDFAHHSLHIECLPGQIPEHIEIDIADLKIGHAIHVSEISFPAGVKCVDNPKTPVVGVLGKAKDEAAAEA
- the ychF gene encoding redox-regulated ATPase YchF — encoded protein: MGFNCGIVGLPNVGKSTIFNAITSAGAESANYPFCTIDPNVGIVQVPDPRIDQLSAIVKPQKCQFTTIEFVDIAGLVKGASAGEGLGNQFLGHIRSVDAVVHVVRCFDDDNVVHVAGKVSPADDIEIINTELALSDLDTLEKKVLRAEKLARSGDKKAKEEVALYERIKGLLEQGKKVRDCAENEDERIWLRDLHLLTAKPVLYVANVAEDDLEGKHPFVAQVREIAAAEGAGVVVICGKIEAEIAELDGDEKLAFLQEMGLQESGLDRLIRAGYDLLGLITYFTAGVKEVRAWTITRGTKAPQAAGVIHSDFEKGFIRAEVIGFEDYIACNGESGAKEKGLMRLEGKEYVVKDGDVMHFRFNV
- a CDS encoding desulfoferrodoxin, producing MPKRLEVYKCQHCGNIIEVLIGGGANIVCCGENMQLQSENTVDAAKEKHVPVIVKGDGTITVKVGEVSHPMEEKHYIQWIELIADGKVYTQFLEPGQAPEATFCVTATTVTAREYCNLHGQWKAEA